A stretch of Monomorium pharaonis isolate MP-MQ-018 chromosome 7, ASM1337386v2, whole genome shotgun sequence DNA encodes these proteins:
- the LOC105829690 gene encoding SURP and G-patch domain-containing protein 1 isoform X4 — MAYRGVKGSDPFVSKTSRNERFAQMSKQEQIIQQKKMEIQAKLQEQKAKEAVECMKKSSSSASAPTISKSAPSKEDDEKPTMNVFANDGSFLDQFKKIANKTSSKQDKEQDKEDKRKDERSYESTRERDRERKRSNEKNRDWESRRDRRRNDTRWGRSSDRKHSSSSSPSPTRHRSPPSPEIRHSYNQSQNGQRKQFNQQQFPIQNNNHNISSIPSLMSQPVQMQITNIPPPNIRNLTPNIPSAHMQRIPVSKSFSNNYANMNEPHSNNVRMPIAPPPHIIRPPPPPSIQSIPPNTNVPPPNMQMSQAMPMPSLSSPSNAQPHIIQNPPQQCSVPPPPACNASLQPPNIPPPNIPPPNILPPMSQMPPPTMMPITGSQTIVVTVPNVANVPPPNVITSMIMSAPPPVHTVPSTINSVPPPNLNIPPPNIPPPNVIPNAAPQSRGLMTSGYPLSNQVPISVGPPNVQIPPPVRPPANLQSSEQQVCLVEAEQLARIVADCGDEIEQEVREKNAQDPKLWFLHQKQSAAYLQYRGLVSKLRAEKPDKDKRNSGAELYCPEEALSDNDEADKSQKSHSTLYDQLKEENKEERKRRKRSRWGDPDNKVLVTETNVSAGNRSGATLPQPGIAIPGQIGQPAVIIPSLSKRQNVKSKNPMLTKISRNDPALIHYARQTFGTLDLSEEQWKKAEDHYKINLLYQNLLRKREEVKRLEAQGKHKYEYDSDEETEGGTWEHKLRSAEMEATQMWAEELTAQAEGKHHIGDFLPPDELKKFMEQYNAVKQGKEPDLSDYKEYKLKEDNIGFQMLQKLGWSEGQGLGSEGSGRIEPINKATNRLDSAGLGSERPDGVSRDDDEFDAYRKRMMLAYRFRPNPLNNPRRPYY; from the exons ATGGCGTATCGCGGTGTGAAGGGATCCGATCCGTTTGTGTCAAAAACGTCGCGAAATGAACGTTTCGCGCAGATGTCAAAGCAAGAGCAGATCATTCAACAGAAAAAGATGGAGATTCAAGCGAAATTGCAGGAACAAAAAGCGAAAGAAGCTGTGGAATGCATGAAAAAGTCAAGCTCGTCGGCTTCGGCTCCAACAATCAGTAAGAGCGCTCCTTCAAA GGAGGATGATGAAAAGCCTACTATGAATGTATTTGCCAACGACGGCAGTTTCCTTgatcaatttaaaaagatagcCAATAAAACAAGTAGTAAACAAGATAAGGAACAGGATAAGGAAGATAAGAGAAAAGACGAGAGAAGCTATGAAAgtacaagagaaagagatagagagagaaagcgcaGTAACGAAAAGAATAGAGACTGGGAAAGCAGACGCGATCGTCGAAGAAACGATACACGATGGGGAAGAAGTTCAGATAGGAAGCACAGTTCGTCGTCAAGTCCGTCGCCCACCAGGCATAGGTCACCACCTAGTCCAGAGATTCGACACAGCTACAATCAATCACAAAATGGACAGCGCAAGCAGTTCAATCAGCAACAATTCCCGATTCAAAACAACAATCACAACATTTCTTCCATCCCGTCCCTTATGTCTCAACCGGTACAGATGCAAATAACGAATATCCCACCTCCAAATATAAGGAACTTGACACCAAATATTCCATCTGCGCACATGCAGAGGATACCGGTGTCGAAAAGCTTTAGCAATAATTATGCTAACATGAACGAGCCGCATTCTAATAACGTGAGAATGCCAATTGCACCGCCACCACATATTATACGTCCTCCACCCCCTCCTTCTATTCAGAGCATTCCACCGAATACGAATGTTCCACCACCAAATATGCAAATGTCCCAAGCTATGCCTATGCCCAGTTTATCCTCGCCATCGAACGCACAACCACACATTATACAAAATCCACCACAGCAATGTAGTGTACCACCGCCACCAGCATGCAATGCCAGTTTACAACCTCCAAATATTCCTCCACCTAACATACCACCGCCGAACATTTTACCACCAATGTCGCAAATGCCTCCACCAACTATGATGCCTATTACAGGCTCACAAACTATCGTGGTAACGGTACCAAATGTAGCCAACGTTCCACCTCCAAACGTGATCACATCTATGATAATGTCAGCACCCCCGCCAGTGCACACTGTACCATCAACCATTAATTCGGTTCCACCACCAAACCTGAATATTCCTCCACCAAACATCCCACCTCCCAATGTCATTCCTAATGCGGCACCGCAGTCGCGCGGTCTTATGACCAGTGGCTATCCTCTTTCCAATCAGGTACCTATTTCGGTAGGTCCTCCTAATGTACAGATACCACCGCCTGTGAGACCGCCGGCTAATCTACAAAGTTCTGAACAACAAG TGTGTTTAGTAGAGGCTGAGCAGCTGGCACGAATCGTGGCTGACTGTGGGGATGAGATTGAACAAGAAGTACGAGAGAAGAATGCCCAAGATCCTAAATTATG GTTTCTGCACCAAAAGCAAAGTGCAGCGTATCTGCAGTACAGGGGATTGGTTTCCAAATTACGTGCGGAGAAGCCAGATAAGGATAAGAGAAACAGTGGTGCAGAACTTTATTGTCCTGAAGAAGCTCTTAGTGACAACGATGAGGCGGATAAATCTCAGAAATCTCATTCAACACTATATg ATCagttaaaagaagaaaataaggaAGAacggaaaagaagaaaacgtaGTCGCTGGGGTGATCCAGACAATAAAGTTCTCGTTACAGAAACAAATGTATCTGCTGGTAATAGATCAGGTGCCACCCTTCCGCAACCTGGTATAGCTATACCAGGACAAATTGGACAGCCCGCAGTCATAATACCTTCTCTATCGAAGAGACAGAATGTTAAATCAAAGAATCCAATGCTTACTAAAATTTCGCGGAACGATCCTGCACTTATTCATTATGCGAGACAGACATTTGGTACACTTGATTTAAGTGAAGAGCAATGGAAAAAGGCAGAGGATCATTATAAG ataaatctCTTATATCAAAATCTCTTaaggaaaagagaagaagTGAAACGTTTGGAAGCACAAGGGAAACATAAATACGAATACGATAGCGATGAAGAGACAGAAGGAGGCACTTGGGAACACAAATTGAGATCTGCTGAAATGGAGGCGACACAAATGTGGGCTGAAGAATTAACTGCGCAAGCGGAAGGCAAACACCATATTGGTGATTTTCTACCACCGGatgagttaaaaaaatttatggaacAATATAATGCCGTGAAACAGGGAAAAGAACCCGATTTGAGCGATTATaaggaatataaattaaaggaAGATAATATAG GATTTCAGATGTTACAAAAGCTTGGATGGAGCGAAGGACAAGGATTGGGTAGCGAGGGTAGCGGACGTATCGAACCAATTAACAA AGCGACAAATAGACTCGATAGTGCAGGTCTGGGTTCTGAAAGACCAGATGGAGTATCTAGAGATGACGATGAATTTGATGCATATAGAAAAAGGATGATGCTTGCTTATAGATTTAGGCCTAATCCATTA aataatCCAAGAAGACCTTATTACTAA